A stretch of Triticum aestivum cultivar Chinese Spring chromosome 1D, IWGSC CS RefSeq v2.1, whole genome shotgun sequence DNA encodes these proteins:
- the LOC123180718 gene encoding ubiquitin-conjugating enzyme E2 2 produces the protein MSTPARKRLMRDFKRLMQDPPAGISGTPQDNNIMLWNAVIFGPDDTPWDGGTFKLTLQFTEDYPNKPPTVRFVSRMFHPNIYADGSICLDILQNQWSPIYDVAAILTSIQSLLCDPNPNSPANSEAARLFSENKREYNRKVREVVEQSWTAD, from the exons ATGTCAACCCCTGCAAGGAAGAGGCTGATGAGGGATTTCAAACGACTGATGCAGGATCCTCCTGCGGGCATAAGTGGCACACCTCAGGATAACAATATAATGCTGTGGAATGCTGTAATTTTTGG TCCTGATGATACTCCCTGGGATGGTG GTACGTTCAAGCTGACACTTCAGTTTACTGAAGATTATCCTAATAAGCCACCTACAGTGCGGTTTGTTTCTCGAATGTTTCATCCCAATA TTTATGCAGATGGAAGCATATGTTTAGATATTCTCCAAAACCAGTGGAGCCCGATATATGATGTAGCTGCTATATTGACATCCATTCAG TCACTGCTTTGCGACCCAAACCCAAATTCACCTGCCAACTCAGAAGCGGCCCGCCTATTCAGCGAGAACAAGCGGGAGTACAACCGTAAAGTACGTGAGGTCGTGGAGCAAAGCTGGACTGCAGACTAA